Proteins encoded within one genomic window of Anopheles gambiae chromosome 3, idAnoGambNW_F1_1, whole genome shotgun sequence:
- the LOC1277686 gene encoding thioredoxin-like protein 4A: protein MSYMLAHLHNGWQVDQAILSEEDRVVVIRFGHDWDPTCMKMDEVLYNIAEKVKNFAVIYLVDITAVPDFNKMYELYDPCTVMFFFRNKHIMIDLGTGNNNKINWPLEDKQEMIDIVETVYRGARKGRGLVVSPKDYSTKYRY from the exons ATGTCTTACATGTTAGCACATTTGCACAATGGATGGCAGGTGGATCAAGCCATCCTGTCGGAGGAGGACCGAGTTGTG GTCATTCGATTCGGTCACGATTGGGACCCGACCTGCATGAAGATGGACGAGGTGCTGTACAACATTGCGGAGAAGGTGAAAAACTTTGCGGTAATCTATCTGGTCGACATAACGGCGGTGCCGGACTTTAACAAGATGTACGAGTTGTACGATCCCTGCACGGTGATGTTCTTCTTCCGCAACAAGCACATCATGATCGATCTGGGGACGGGtaataacaacaaaatcaaCTGGCCGCTGGAGGACAAGCAGGAGATGATCGACATCGTCGAGACGGTTTATCGAGGGGCACGCAAGGGCCGTGGTTTGGTGGTGTCGCCAAAGGATTACTCCACCAAGTATCGTTA